In one Burkholderiales bacterium GJ-E10 genomic region, the following are encoded:
- a CDS encoding outer membrane protein assembly factor BamB (Precursor) translates to MRSRRPVDAVARGARFAGLLLGALALAACSSDKGPKPAKLTAIAHPIAIHQSWTVDVGSAGTAYLRPCVLAQSVYAASAAGDLVRVDPTTGKTVWRVRVPGGIAAGVGCDGISEAVVVARGGLRLYDAAGKFRWKSDDATSVAVTPPLVAHSMVVVRTIDQRVSAYDEDSGNRLWSFRKTPPPLSLREESEIALSGDLAVIGFPRGQLVAVALANGAPRWEAAVSEPKGVTEVERLNDVLGMPAVAGADACAESYQGRISCFDTYTGELRWARNYDAGAGAAMDADMVIGVRENGDVDAFSRDAGAGIWHNGTLSYRGLTAPAIVGHWAAVGDFAGEVHFLSLDDGRIVGRFDAGSPLASTPQIWNDGIIIQTVAGKLSLLNPR, encoded by the coding sequence ATGCGATCCCGGCGGCCGGTTGACGCGGTGGCGCGGGGAGCGCGCTTCGCCGGTCTTCTGCTCGGCGCGCTGGCGCTGGCGGCCTGCTCCTCGGACAAGGGTCCGAAGCCGGCGAAGCTCACCGCGATTGCCCATCCGATCGCGATTCACCAGAGCTGGACCGTCGATGTCGGCAGCGCCGGGACGGCTTATCTGCGGCCGTGCGTGCTGGCGCAGTCGGTCTATGCCGCCTCGGCGGCCGGGGATCTGGTGCGCGTCGACCCGACGACCGGCAAGACCGTCTGGCGCGTGCGGGTTCCGGGCGGCATCGCGGCCGGGGTCGGCTGCGACGGCATCAGCGAGGCGGTGGTCGTTGCGCGCGGCGGCTTGCGCCTCTACGACGCGGCCGGGAAGTTCCGGTGGAAGTCCGACGACGCGACCAGCGTCGCGGTGACGCCGCCGCTGGTCGCGCACTCGATGGTCGTCGTTCGTACCATCGATCAGCGCGTCTCGGCCTATGACGAGGACAGCGGTAACCGGCTCTGGTCGTTCCGCAAGACGCCGCCGCCGCTGTCGCTGCGGGAGGAATCGGAGATTGCGCTGTCGGGGGATCTCGCGGTCATCGGCTTTCCGCGCGGACAGTTGGTCGCGGTCGCGCTCGCCAATGGTGCGCCGCGCTGGGAGGCCGCCGTGTCCGAGCCCAAGGGGGTGACGGAGGTCGAGCGCCTGAACGACGTACTGGGCATGCCCGCGGTCGCCGGCGCCGATGCCTGCGCCGAGTCGTATCAGGGACGGATCAGCTGTTTCGACACCTATACCGGCGAGTTGCGCTGGGCGCGGAATTACGATGCCGGCGCCGGGGCCGCAATGGATGCGGACATGGTGATCGGCGTGCGGGAGAACGGCGATGTCGACGCATTTTCCCGGGATGCCGGCGCAGGAATCTGGCATAACGGTACGCTGTCGTATCGCGGACTCACGGCGCCGGCGATCGTCGGACACTGGGCGGCGGTCGGCGATTTCGCCGGCGAGGTGCATTTCCTGAGCCTCGATGACGGCCGGATCGTCGGGCGCTTCGACGCCGGCTCGCCGCTTGCCAGCACCCCGCAGATCTGGAACGACGGCATCATCATCCAGACGGTGGCCGGAAAACTTTCCCTTTTGAACCCTCGCTGA
- a CDS encoding 4-hydroxy-3-methylbut-2-en-1-yl diphosphate synthase codes for MSVIPILPEQNPPAPEVPASRRPTRAVEVRWGAHRVVVGGAAPVVVQSMTNTDTADIAGTVAQVRELADAGSELVRVTVNTVEAARAVPAIRERLDAAGYAVPLIGDFHFNGHRLLTQVPECAQALSKYRINPGNVGTGARREDNFASLIEMACRHDKPVRIGVNWGSLDQDLLARLMDENAAAKQPRDTRTIVREALVRSAVESAERAVALGLSADRICLSAKVSVVQELIAVYRELASRCDHPLHLGLTEAGLGSKGIVASTAALAPLLLEGIGDTIRVSLTPQPGESRTREVIVAQEILQSLGLRAFAPMVTACPGCGRTTSTVFQELAEKIQDYLRAQMPVWRAQYPGVERMNVAVMGCVVNGPGESRHADIGISLPGTGESPVAPVYIDGKHATTLKGDDIAEQFHALVDEYIRTHYA; via the coding sequence GTGTCCGTGATTCCCATACTTCCGGAACAGAACCCGCCCGCGCCCGAGGTTCCGGCATCGCGCCGTCCTACGCGCGCCGTCGAGGTGCGCTGGGGTGCGCACCGGGTGGTCGTGGGCGGCGCCGCCCCGGTCGTCGTGCAGTCGATGACCAATACCGATACCGCCGACATCGCCGGGACCGTCGCCCAGGTGCGCGAACTCGCCGATGCCGGGTCCGAACTGGTGCGCGTGACGGTAAACACCGTCGAGGCGGCGCGGGCCGTGCCGGCGATTCGCGAGCGGCTCGATGCGGCAGGGTACGCCGTGCCGCTCATCGGGGACTTCCATTTCAACGGCCATCGCCTGCTCACGCAGGTGCCGGAATGCGCCCAGGCGCTGTCCAAGTACCGGATCAATCCGGGCAACGTCGGCACCGGTGCCCGCCGCGAGGACAACTTCGCCAGCCTGATCGAAATGGCGTGCCGCCACGACAAGCCGGTACGGATCGGCGTCAATTGGGGCAGCCTCGACCAGGATCTTCTTGCCCGCCTGATGGACGAGAACGCGGCGGCGAAGCAGCCGCGCGACACCCGGACCATCGTGCGCGAGGCGCTGGTGCGCTCGGCGGTCGAGAGCGCGGAGCGCGCGGTGGCGCTGGGATTGTCGGCGGACCGCATCTGCCTGTCGGCGAAGGTGAGCGTGGTCCAGGAACTGATCGCCGTCTATCGTGAGCTCGCATCCCGCTGCGATCATCCGCTGCATCTCGGCTTGACCGAGGCGGGGCTGGGCAGCAAGGGCATCGTGGCATCGACCGCCGCGCTGGCGCCGCTGCTGCTGGAAGGGATCGGCGACACCATCCGGGTGTCGCTCACGCCGCAGCCGGGGGAGTCGCGCACACGCGAAGTGATCGTCGCCCAGGAGATCCTGCAGTCGCTGGGCTTGCGCGCCTTCGCACCGATGGTCACGGCCTGCCCGGGTTGCGGGCGCACGACGAGCACGGTGTTCCAGGAACTGGCGGAGAAGATCCAGGACTACCTGCGCGCACAGATGCCGGTGTGGCGCGCGCAATATCCGGGCGTAGAGCGGATGAACGTCGCGGTGATGGGCTGCGTGGTCAACGGTCCGGGGGAAAGCCGCCACGCCGACATCGGCATCAGCCTGCCCGGCACCGGCGAATCGCCGGTCGCTCCGGTGTATATCGACGGCAAGCACGCCACGACGCTCAAGGGCGACGACATTGCGGAGCAGTTCCACGCATTGGTCGACGAATACATCCGTACGCACTACGCATAA
- a CDS encoding GTP-binding protein EngA, producing MKPVVTLVGRPNVGKSTLFNRLTRSRAALVADMPGLTRDRQYGEGRVGPVPSIVIDTGGFDPSDRGGIQDAVNRQAEQAIAESDVLLFVLDARSGLTPHDRRIADRLRTSGRRILLAVNKAEGLPETAVAEFYELGLGDPYRISAAHGDGIAALLDDALGPYVRAAAEPEAGEGDAGRPDEAEEGAEADATGSPAAAGASHGLVGGRTRVAVVGRPNVGKSTLINALLGEQRMIAFDAPGTTRDAIEVEFEYGGEPFVLIDTAGLRRKGKVFESIEKFSVVKTLQAIDQANVAVLVLDAASEIAEQDAHIAGYILDRGRALVIAINKWDDLDAYQRERIHREMTRKLHFLDWASVHEISALRGRGLGALMKSVVRAQRAAFAKLSTPKLTRALQAAVTRQEPARSGYSRPKMRYAHQGGTNPPLILIHGNALSRVQESYRRYLEGWFRKEFDLQGTPLRIEFRSNRNPYVRSE from the coding sequence ATGAAACCTGTGGTTACCCTGGTCGGCCGCCCCAACGTCGGCAAATCGACTCTCTTCAACCGCCTCACGCGCTCGCGGGCGGCACTGGTCGCGGATATGCCGGGGCTCACGCGCGACCGCCAGTACGGTGAGGGCCGGGTCGGACCCGTGCCGAGCATCGTCATCGATACCGGCGGGTTCGATCCCTCGGACCGGGGCGGCATCCAGGACGCCGTCAACCGTCAGGCCGAGCAGGCGATCGCGGAAAGCGACGTCCTGCTCTTCGTGCTCGATGCGCGCAGCGGCCTGACCCCCCATGACCGGCGCATCGCCGATCGCCTGCGTACGAGCGGGCGGCGCATCCTGCTTGCGGTCAACAAGGCGGAGGGGCTGCCGGAAACCGCAGTTGCCGAGTTCTACGAACTGGGGCTGGGCGATCCGTACCGGATCTCGGCCGCGCACGGCGATGGCATCGCCGCCTTGCTCGACGACGCGCTCGGTCCCTATGTGCGCGCCGCCGCCGAACCGGAAGCCGGGGAGGGCGATGCCGGCAGGCCCGACGAGGCGGAAGAGGGTGCCGAGGCCGATGCGACCGGCTCTCCGGCGGCAGCGGGGGCGTCGCACGGCCTGGTGGGCGGACGCACCCGGGTTGCCGTGGTGGGCCGCCCCAACGTCGGCAAATCGACGCTGATCAACGCGCTCCTGGGGGAACAGCGGATGATCGCGTTCGATGCTCCGGGGACGACGCGCGATGCGATCGAGGTCGAATTCGAATACGGCGGCGAGCCGTTCGTGCTCATCGACACCGCGGGCTTGCGCCGCAAGGGCAAGGTGTTCGAGTCGATCGAGAAATTCTCGGTCGTGAAGACCCTGCAGGCCATCGATCAGGCCAACGTCGCGGTGCTGGTGCTCGATGCCGCGTCCGAGATCGCCGAGCAGGACGCGCATATCGCGGGCTACATCCTCGATCGCGGGCGCGCGCTGGTGATCGCGATCAACAAGTGGGACGATCTCGATGCCTATCAGCGGGAGCGCATCCATCGCGAAATGACGCGCAAGCTTCATTTTCTCGATTGGGCGTCGGTGCACGAGATCTCGGCATTGCGGGGCCGCGGCCTGGGGGCACTGATGAAATCGGTGGTCCGCGCCCAGCGCGCCGCGTTCGCCAAGTTGTCGACACCGAAGCTGACGCGGGCGTTGCAGGCCGCCGTGACCCGGCAGGAGCCCGCCCGTTCGGGCTACTCGCGACCGAAGATGCGCTACGCCCATCAGGGGGGGACCAATCCCCCGTTGATCCTGATTCACGGCAATGCCTTGTCCCGGGTGCAGGAAAGCTACCGGCGCTACCTCGAAGGCTGGTTTCGCAAGGAGTTCGATCTGCAGGGCACGCCGTTGCGGATCGAGTTCCGCTCGAATCGGAATCCCTACGTACGGAGCGAGTAG
- a CDS encoding GTP-binding protein HflX: protein MPRAFLVQVALQGAACDDDALEEFGLLTESSGMTVAGTMRARRDRPDPAYYLGSGKVEALREEIAAAGPVDAVLIDAQLSPVQQRNLERELGVAVLDRTGLILDIFARRAQSREGKLQVELAQLEYLSTRLVRGWTHLERQRGGIGLRGGPGEKQIELDRRMIGVRVKQLRDKLRTLERQRGTQRRARERGGVFRVSLVGYTNAGKSTLFNALTQAHAYCADQLFATLDTTSRRCHIADGKSIVLSDTVGFVRALPHSLVAAFRSTLDEAVHADLLLHVVDAAGPARADQMRNVDEVLKEIGADAVPRLIVHNKIDRVGRAAGVDRDACGRIGAVWLSARTGEGLGLLREAIAERMEEEAVRSARISDPAETSAYSFHDAPDAFPDAA from the coding sequence ATGCCCCGGGCGTTTCTCGTGCAGGTGGCCTTGCAGGGCGCAGCGTGCGATGACGATGCGCTGGAAGAGTTCGGCCTCCTGACCGAAAGTAGCGGCATGACCGTGGCCGGAACCATGCGGGCGCGCCGCGACCGTCCGGATCCTGCGTACTACCTCGGTTCGGGCAAGGTCGAGGCCCTGCGCGAGGAGATCGCCGCCGCCGGCCCGGTCGACGCGGTGCTGATCGATGCGCAACTCTCGCCGGTACAGCAGCGCAATCTCGAACGCGAACTCGGCGTCGCCGTGCTCGACCGCACCGGACTCATCCTCGACATCTTCGCGCGGCGCGCGCAAAGCCGCGAAGGCAAGCTGCAGGTCGAACTGGCGCAACTCGAATACTTGTCGACGCGCCTCGTGCGCGGCTGGACCCACCTCGAGCGACAGCGCGGCGGAATCGGCCTGCGCGGCGGCCCGGGCGAGAAACAGATCGAACTCGACCGGCGCATGATCGGCGTGCGCGTGAAGCAGCTGCGCGACAAGCTGCGCACGCTCGAGCGCCAGCGCGGCACCCAGCGCCGGGCGCGCGAACGCGGCGGCGTGTTCCGCGTGTCGCTCGTCGGCTATACCAACGCCGGCAAGTCGACGCTTTTCAATGCGCTTACGCAGGCGCATGCCTATTGCGCCGACCAACTGTTTGCAACCCTCGATACCACGTCGCGCCGCTGCCATATCGCCGACGGGAAGTCGATCGTGCTCTCCGATACGGTGGGCTTCGTGCGTGCGCTGCCCCACAGTCTGGTCGCGGCGTTCCGCTCCACCCTGGACGAGGCGGTGCATGCCGACCTGCTGCTCCACGTCGTCGATGCGGCCGGTCCGGCGCGGGCCGACCAGATGCGCAACGTCGACGAGGTGCTGAAGGAGATCGGCGCGGACGCGGTGCCGCGGCTGATCGTGCACAACAAGATCGATCGCGTTGGCCGCGCAGCCGGGGTGGATCGCGATGCCTGTGGTAGGATCGGCGCGGTTTGGCTGAGCGCGCGGACCGGCGAGGGCCTCGGTCTTCTGCGCGAGGCGATCGCGGAGCGGATGGAGGAGGAAGCCGTCCGATCCGCTCGCATTTCCGATCCAGCCGAGACTTCCGCATATTCCTTTCATGACGCACCCGACGCATTCCCCGATGCCGCCTAG
- a CDS encoding RNA-binding protein Hfq has protein sequence MSSKGQLLQDPFLNALRKEHVPVSIYLVNGIKLQGQIESFDQYVVLLRNTVTQMVYKHAVSTVVPARPVNLNTESDA, from the coding sequence ATGAGCAGTAAAGGGCAACTACTACAAGACCCGTTCCTGAACGCGCTGCGCAAGGAACACGTGCCGGTGTCGATCTACCTCGTCAACGGAATCAAGTTGCAGGGGCAGATCGAGTCCTTCGATCAATACGTGGTTCTGCTGCGCAATACCGTCACGCAGATGGTCTACAAGCATGCGGTGTCGACCGTGGTTCCGGCGCGCCCGGTGAATCTCAATACGGAGTCCGACGCCTGA
- a CDS encoding type IV fimbrial biogenesis protein yields the protein MKTGQIRASLGNRAAIACAVAFVAALALGGCETVTTTADGVQISKGPVPGATEGNAKQRALARLHLATGYYRDGQIPVALQDVRRAIAVDPDLAAAHGLYGLILMNLGQIDTADEEFQRALELDPKSPDLQNNYGWFLCRTGRAKDSVAWFDKAVANRLYETPARALQNAGICLLEVHDNARAEQYFLRALRYDATDPVAKFQLSQMYLKEGRLGRAQFYYDLLVRSVPPNPETLWLGARLARAQHDSTTEHRDEDELLGKFPNSPQADALHHGRFDD from the coding sequence ATGAAGACGGGACAGATCCGGGCAAGTCTGGGCAACCGCGCAGCCATCGCCTGCGCGGTTGCGTTCGTGGCAGCGCTGGCGCTCGGCGGCTGCGAGACGGTGACCACCACCGCCGACGGCGTGCAGATCAGCAAGGGACCGGTCCCCGGGGCGACCGAGGGCAATGCCAAGCAGCGCGCGCTGGCGCGCCTGCACCTGGCGACCGGCTATTACCGCGACGGGCAGATTCCGGTCGCCCTCCAGGACGTGCGCCGGGCCATCGCGGTCGACCCCGACCTCGCGGCCGCGCATGGTCTCTACGGTCTGATCCTCATGAATCTCGGTCAGATCGACACCGCCGACGAGGAGTTCCAGCGTGCGCTCGAACTCGATCCCAAGAGCCCCGATCTCCAGAACAACTACGGCTGGTTCCTGTGTCGGACCGGGCGTGCCAAGGACTCGGTCGCGTGGTTCGACAAGGCGGTCGCCAATCGCCTGTACGAGACGCCGGCGCGCGCGTTGCAAAATGCCGGAATCTGCCTGTTGGAGGTGCACGACAACGCCCGCGCCGAGCAATATTTCCTGCGTGCGTTGCGGTATGACGCGACCGATCCGGTGGCCAAGTTCCAGCTTTCGCAGATGTATCTGAAGGAAGGGCGGTTGGGGCGGGCCCAGTTCTACTACGATCTTCTCGTCCGGTCCGTGCCCCCCAATCCCGAAACGCTGTGGCTGGGTGCGCGCCTCGCGCGGGCGCAGCACGATTCCACGACCGAGCACCGCGACGAGGACGAGTTGCTGGGCAAATTCCCCAACTCGCCGCAGGCGGATGCGCTGCACCACGGGCGTTTCGATGACTGA
- a CDS encoding radical SAM protein codes for MDAANLLDFDRDGLTAWVQSLGEKPFRARQLLRWIHKRGVADFAAMTDVARSFREMLATRAIIASAPILRDGASGDGTRKWLLDVGGGEAVETVYIPETDRATLCISTQAGCAVGCRFCATGAQGFSRNLTTAEIIGQLWMAERMLRPAAALEPGMPGDGDRVISNVVLMGMGEPLQNYDAVLPALRLMLDDDAYGLSRRRVTLSTSGMVPMMDRLAQDCPVALAVSLHAPDDALRDELVPLNRKYPITELLAACQRYLAHAPRDFITFEYILLAGVNDAEGQARELLRRVDGLPCKFNLIPFNPTAISAFQRPDPQRVRAFAEVLQEGGIVTTVRRPRGDDIDAACGQLAGQVRDRTRLVARVRTPVLTEGTA; via the coding sequence ATGGACGCAGCCAACCTCCTCGATTTCGATCGCGACGGATTGACTGCGTGGGTGCAGTCGCTGGGGGAGAAGCCGTTCCGCGCGCGCCAGCTGCTGCGCTGGATCCACAAGCGCGGTGTAGCGGACTTTGCCGCGATGACCGACGTCGCGCGCAGCTTCCGCGAGATGCTCGCGACGCGGGCCATCATCGCATCCGCTCCCATTCTGCGCGACGGCGCGTCCGGCGACGGCACGCGCAAGTGGCTGCTCGACGTCGGCGGCGGCGAGGCGGTGGAGACCGTCTACATTCCCGAGACCGATCGCGCCACGCTCTGCATTTCGACCCAGGCCGGCTGTGCGGTCGGGTGCCGCTTCTGCGCTACCGGGGCCCAGGGCTTTTCGCGCAATCTCACGACGGCGGAGATCATCGGCCAGTTGTGGATGGCGGAACGGATGCTGCGGCCGGCGGCGGCACTGGAGCCGGGGATGCCGGGCGACGGTGACCGGGTCATCAGCAACGTCGTCCTGATGGGCATGGGCGAACCGCTGCAGAACTACGATGCGGTCCTGCCGGCGCTGCGCCTGATGCTCGACGACGATGCCTACGGCCTGTCGCGCCGGCGTGTCACGCTGTCGACGTCGGGCATGGTGCCGATGATGGACCGCCTCGCGCAGGACTGTCCGGTCGCGCTGGCGGTCTCGCTGCATGCTCCCGACGATGCGCTGCGCGACGAACTCGTTCCTCTGAATCGGAAATATCCGATCACCGAACTTCTGGCGGCATGCCAACGGTATCTCGCGCATGCGCCGCGGGACTTCATCACGTTCGAGTACATCCTGCTCGCGGGCGTCAATGACGCCGAAGGACAGGCGCGCGAGTTGTTGCGGCGGGTCGACGGCCTGCCGTGCAAGTTCAATCTCATTCCCTTCAATCCCACGGCGATATCCGCATTCCAGCGTCCCGACCCCCAGCGGGTGCGGGCATTTGCGGAAGTCCTGCAGGAGGGAGGGATCGTGACGACGGTGCGGCGACCGCGCGGCGACGATATCGATGCCGCCTGTGGACAGTTGGCCGGGCAGGTGCGCGATCGCACCCGGCTCGTGGCACGGGTCCGCACGCCGGTCTTGACGGAGGGCACGGCATGA
- a CDS encoding histidyl-tRNA synthetase, with protein sequence MSHPKIHAVRGMNDLLPAAAAKLQQFERAAIAALQGYGYRQIRTPVVEPTAVFRRGLGEVTDIVEKEMYTFVDSLNGESLTLRPENTAGVVRAAIEHSLLYEGPARLWYYGPMYRHERPQRGRYREFFQAGAEALGFSGPEIEVEQMLLLRRLWAALGIGPVRLQINTLGQTPERLRHRQDLIAYLLAHRDELDPDAQRRVESNPLRVLDSKHAATQHCLEGAPRLLDYLGTESLGHFERVQQLLREEGVGFEVNPRLVRGMDYYNLTVFEWVTDRLGAQGTICGGGRYDGLFELLGGKPTPACGFSIGVERVLELMPDPDDAQVACDVYVAHQGGATFVAAVRLAERLRDAGLRAILHPGEAGLKAQMKRADASGAEYAVIVGAQEWAQGAASVKALRAPADEPSDAVPFGQQTEVPVADLPARLALALRNARQGRE encoded by the coding sequence ATGTCGCACCCGAAAATCCATGCTGTCCGCGGCATGAACGATCTGCTGCCTGCCGCGGCGGCGAAGCTGCAGCAGTTCGAGCGCGCGGCCATCGCCGCCCTGCAGGGCTATGGTTATCGACAGATCCGCACCCCGGTGGTCGAGCCGACGGCGGTGTTCCGCCGCGGCCTGGGCGAGGTCACCGACATCGTCGAGAAGGAGATGTACACCTTCGTCGATTCGCTCAACGGCGAATCCTTGACGTTGCGGCCGGAAAACACCGCCGGCGTGGTCCGCGCCGCGATCGAACACAGCCTGCTCTATGAAGGCCCGGCGCGCCTCTGGTATTACGGCCCGATGTACCGGCACGAGCGGCCGCAGCGCGGCCGCTACCGCGAGTTCTTCCAGGCCGGAGCCGAAGCCCTGGGGTTCTCCGGACCGGAGATCGAGGTCGAGCAGATGCTGCTGCTGCGTCGGCTGTGGGCGGCGCTGGGAATCGGCCCGGTGCGCCTGCAGATCAACACGCTGGGCCAGACGCCCGAGCGCCTGCGGCATCGCCAGGATCTGATCGCGTATCTGCTTGCGCACCGGGACGAACTCGATCCCGACGCCCAGCGCCGGGTGGAGTCCAATCCCTTGCGCGTGCTCGATTCCAAGCACGCCGCCACCCAGCACTGTCTCGAGGGCGCGCCGCGCCTGCTCGATTACCTCGGCACCGAGTCGCTGGGACATTTCGAGCGTGTGCAGCAACTGCTGCGTGAGGAGGGCGTGGGGTTCGAGGTCAATCCGCGCCTCGTGCGCGGGATGGACTATTACAATCTCACGGTGTTCGAGTGGGTCACCGACCGGCTGGGTGCGCAGGGCACGATCTGCGGCGGCGGCCGCTATGACGGCCTGTTCGAACTGCTGGGCGGCAAGCCGACGCCGGCCTGCGGATTCTCGATCGGCGTCGAACGCGTGCTGGAACTCATGCCGGACCCCGACGACGCGCAGGTGGCGTGCGACGTCTACGTCGCGCATCAGGGTGGGGCGACCTTCGTTGCCGCGGTCCGGCTCGCCGAGCGGCTGCGCGATGCCGGCTTGCGGGCGATCCTTCACCCGGGCGAGGCCGGCCTGAAGGCGCAGATGAAACGTGCCGACGCCAGCGGGGCGGAATATGCGGTGATCGTCGGCGCGCAGGAGTGGGCGCAGGGAGCGGCCTCGGTCAAGGCGCTGCGCGCGCCCGCCGACGAGCCATCCGATGCGGTGCCGTTCGGGCAACAGACCGAGGTGCCGGTTGCCGATCTGCCGGCGCGATTGGCGCTGGCGCTGCGGAATGCAAGACAAGGAAGGGAATGA